Sequence from the Deltaproteobacteria bacterium genome:
CTGTTTTGGCCTTGGCCTCTTTGGTCTTCCAGACCTCCCCGGCCAGGTTGCAGATGATGGGGAATTGCAGTCTCTCGTCCTGTTGGGTAAGAGCGGCCATACGATCGCGCTCCATTACCGAGTAGGTATATTCGATTCCGTAACCCAAGCCTCCGGTAGTTGGATCTACTATGAGTTGACGATCCGGCACGCCAAGATTGCCGAGAAGTATGTTGAGCTGCTTGGCCAGGTTAATATCTATCGGCGTGTTGGCAGAGACGGTATGCTTATAGGCAATCGCGCCGGCGCCGATCTGCTTGTAGTTGTCCGCTACCACCGGACCGAGGACCAGATTCATCCCGTCGCTTGCTTCGGCAACTTTGCGTAGTAAATCAGAATCCTTATCGGAGTTACCGCTTCCATAAACAACGACCGGGACATCAACCGCCGCGGCCACTTTTTTGGCTGTCTCCGTTGCCTCTTCGCTCGATTTGTTGAGACCATTAGGATCCGTACTGACGAGCTGCAAAGCTATCAGTTCAGCGCCGTAAACATCTACCGCCTTCTGCGCCCACGCTACCGGATCATTAATAACGTCGAGATAGGGCTCTAATGCCGCCGCCGCCCAATTATCAGGCGCTACATCGTAAACCTCGATGGCAATTCTCGGGGCGTGGGGCATCTCTCCTTCAAAAAGATGAAAGGGATAGGATGTTTCTCCCCCCACGGTCACGGCTCTGGCGCCTTTTCCCAATACTACTTCCTTGATCTTTCCCGTATAGACCGCTTTCGGTATTGTGAATGTCATTATTCTACTCCTTTATGCCTGCTGCCAATTTGGCCGCCTTAACGGTATTCATCATGAGCATCGTAATGGTCATGGGACCAACTCCGCCTGGAACAGGGGTAATGGCGCCGGCCTTTTCTTTCACGGAGGCAAAATCAACATCGCCGCACAGCCTGGCCTTGCCTTCCGCAGTCATACCAATCCTGTTCACCCCCACATCAATCACAACGGCGCCTTCTTTCACCATATCAGCCGTGATGGCGTTGGGCTTGCCGGCCGCAACGATCAGGATGTCCGCCCGCCGGGTATGAAAGGCGATGTCTTTGGAACCGGTATGGCAGATGGTTACCGTGGCATTAGCCCCTTTCTGTTTCTGTAAAAGGATATTGGCGATGGGCTTGCCCACAATGTTCGAACGGCCGACGACAACCACTTCGGCGCCGCTCGTTTCTACTCCCGTACGCATGAGCAACTGCTGAATCCCGGCTGGTGTGCAGGGAAGATAATCAGCCGCGCCGATCATTAGTTTACCCAAATTGACGGGATGAAATCCGTCCACATCCTTCCGGGGATCAATGGCACAGAGGACTCTTGTTTCATTGACATGCTCCGGCAAGGGGAGTTGCACTAATATACCGTGGATTTTCGGATCCTGATTATACTTCTCAATCAAGGCCAGTAAATCCGTTTCGGCGACATCCGGAGGCTGGTTGTCCTGCAAAGAGTAAAATCCCAGTTCCCTGGATGCCTTCTGTTTGGCGGTCACATAGCTGATGGAGGCGGGGTTTTGCCCCACCAGAATCGTTACCAGACCCGGAACGACATTACTTGCTTCCTTGAGCTGCGCCGTCTCTTCCTTGATCTCTTCCCTGATCTGCGCAGCAATCTCATTGCCGTTGATTAACTTTGCCGTCATATCCTGCATTTCCTTCTCTATTATAAAATATACTGATCAAAAATGCGCCATGCCGCCTGTATCGCTGGAACGGACGCGGGAAGCTGAAAAGTAGGCGTCCCGCTATGGTCAAAGCGGCTGATTTCATCGTCAACAGGGATAACGCCTGCGAGCACCAGTCCCCTCCTGCCAATTTCTTCCCTGGTATCATCCTGCAGGGGGCCTGTCAGGCGATTCAAGACCAGTACATCTTTGGTGATATTCAACTTGAGCTCTCTGATCAGATCGCGGATGCGGGCCGCCGTAATAATGCCGCGGCGGCTGGAATCGGACATGATAAAAAGCAGATCCACATCCTGAGTTGTCAGGCGGCTGA
This genomic interval carries:
- a CDS encoding acetyl-CoA decarbonylase/synthase complex subunit delta, whose protein sequence is MTFTIPKAVYTGKIKEVVLGKGARAVTVGGETSYPFHLFEGEMPHAPRIAIEVYDVAPDNWAAAALEPYLDVINDPVAWAQKAVDVYGAELIALQLVSTDPNGLNKSSEEATETAKKVAAAVDVPVVVYGSGNSDKDSDLLRKVAEASDGMNLVLGPVVADNYKQIGAGAIAYKHTVSANTPIDINLAKQLNILLGNLGVPDRQLIVDPTTGGLGYGIEYTYSVMERDRMAALTQQDERLQFPIICNLAGEVWKTKEAKAKTEDAPHLGDATRRGIIMEAMTATLLLLAGADVLVMRHPEAVRLVREMINDFTA
- a CDS encoding bifunctional 5,10-methylene-tetrahydrofolate dehydrogenase/5,10-methylene-tetrahydrofolate cyclohydrolase; the encoded protein is MTAKLINGNEIAAQIREEIKEETAQLKEASNVVPGLVTILVGQNPASISYVTAKQKASRELGFYSLQDNQPPDVAETDLLALIEKYNQDPKIHGILVQLPLPEHVNETRVLCAIDPRKDVDGFHPVNLGKLMIGAADYLPCTPAGIQQLLMRTGVETSGAEVVVVGRSNIVGKPIANILLQKQKGANATVTICHTGSKDIAFHTRRADILIVAAGKPNAITADMVKEGAVVIDVGVNRIGMTAEGKARLCGDVDFASVKEKAGAITPVPGGVGPMTITMLMMNTVKAAKLAAGIKE